The nucleotide window atttttttggtcATCTTTTGAGTTTCGTACCAATAATGTGTTTTTGTTACCTTCTTTCTTGTTATTTCAGACTGGTCCAGATGGAGCAAGTGAAGAGGATTGGGGAGTTAACTATCGTGCACTCAATGATCTCTTTAAAATATCTCAATCCAGAAAGGGAAACATAAACTATGAAGTTGGGGTGCAAATGGTTGAGATATACAATGAACAAGTGCTGGATTTGCTCTCTAATGACAGTTCTCAAAAGAAATATCCTTTTTGTTTCAGCTTCTTGTTCTTatactctctttctttctttcattactagttgttgtttttttgtttatcttgACCTTGCACACACTAGGGATCTTGTCTACAATTTCACAAAATGGTTTAGCTGTACCTGATGCAAGCATGTATCCAGTGAAATCAACCTCAGATGTGATTACATTGATGGACATTGGACTACAGAATCGTTCCGTTGGTGCTACTGCCATGAATGAACGAAGTAGTCGCTCTCACAGGTTCGTACTTCATCTTGATCCCCATGAAACAAAACATATGTGTTTCAACAGGTCCTTAACACTGTAGTATATGGTTTCTTATGCAGCATTGTCACTGTTCATGTCCGTGGTAAAGATATGAAGACCGGTTCTGTGCTATATGGAAATCTTCATTTGGTGGATCTGGCTGGAAGTGAGAGAGTAGATCGATCTGAAGTTAAAGGAGACAGACTTAGAGAAGCACAACATATAAACAAATCTCTCTCATCTCTTGGAGATGTGATATTCTCTCTTGCTTCAAAGAGTTCCCATATACCTTACAGAAACAGCAAGCTAACACAACTACTCCAAAGCTCTCTTGGTTAGTTACTTATTCAAATTGATGTTTTAGTTTCTCAGTTTAACTGATCTAATCATAAACAAATACTTTGTGATGTTGGAGTATAGGAGGACAAGCAAAGACCCTAATGTTTGTGCAACTCAATCCTGATGCTATTTCATATTCAGAGTCTATGAGTACCTTAAAATTCGCAGAACGTGTCTCTGGAGTTGAACTTGGTGCTGCAAAGAGCAGTAAAGATGGTAAAGATGTTCAAGACTTAATGGAACAGGTAAGTTCGAGACTTACATCTTTCTTACCATGAGCCGGTCTTGAAATTTGGAGaatgtaaacaaaaacaaaattagttaaattttaattataaaaaagaatTGGGGCATATCATTATAGACATTACggctaaaaaaattaaaagtcatAAGCCAATTTTCGCTTGCCTATGCTTAGAACCGGATGTGCATACCATAAGCAATTACATTTACATGaatcatttgttttgtttacaaCAGTTAGCATCCCTTAAGGACACAATAGCAAGGAAAGATGAAGAGATAGAGAGGCTTCATTCGGTAAAAGACATTCATCATCCTCATAGACTTCAGAAAACAATGGTGAAGATAAAGAGCTTAGGACAAACCGATGACATAAACTCAGAAACAGGAGAATATTCATCACAGTCAAGACACGCCATTACTGACGGCGAGAGTTTAGCTTCCTCCGTCGAAGCAGAGTCTGAGGAGAGATTGAGCGAAGTGACATCTGATGCTGCCTCTAACGGAACTCAAGGATCACCTGATGTTGCTAAAAGACCACccaggatttcagacaggttaAGACTCAAACTTATAATGTTGTTGTGGTTTTCAAGAGTTCTTTACCTAACGCTGTAATGGTGGATGAAATTACAGAGGGAAGTCAACGCCTTCAAGGTCCTCGGTTGTAACACGACCACTTGATAAGCTTCGGAAAGTAGCTACAAGAACAACATCGACAGTTTCTAAGGTTGCATCGGGCTTGACGTCATCAAGTAAGCCAAACTGAGAACCTATACATAAGTATTAATTTTTGTGTATTaggtttttaattatgagattaTTTGCACGAACTTTTGTTTGATCTGATATGTTTTCTAGGCAGCAAGAAGACAAGCAACGCTTCTAGTTTGTCAAAGTCTTCTAAACGGTGGGCGTAATTGACGCTTTTACCCCTAGCCGTAGCTGACATACCTTACACGCAACACTGCATATACCCACTCTTTTTTGGTTCGGAAAACCTTACGTACATTTTTTCATTTTCCTTTAATATATGGCTTCGACTGGGACTACAAACTATACCAATATGTTATGTGATTTACGTATCAAATATTGTAAATACATACATCTTATTATTTCAcaggtttttttttgtaaaccaaAGAAGAATAGCTGATCACATTTTTCAGGGTATACTACGTACTTGTAATTCATGCATGCGGTGATATAATTGAAGAATATAAATTAAGCGATGTTGCGTACTTTCACCAATCACACATGATTCTCagaactaaaatttataattaaattatttaataatcgaaaattaaataaataaattgaagtCTCATTATATTGGTTCATGTAttgaatgttatatattaatttattataactgGAATCTCTAGCTCTTGTGGTAAAAGATCCACACTTGAAAGTTTCGTCATCACTTAGGTTCGATCGAGTCTGACTAGTTTATATGTTTAGAAAGTTTTTGAGATCACACCACAattatcaaaaacaaaattagtttattatatttttgtttttttcttttcttcagtttattatatttttgttttattatcaaACGTAACTTATAAATTATATCTGAAGAATGAAACATGTGATTCGGTTTTCAATTCCTGTAAATTACAACAACAATATCTAATAACACCTACAAAGGAAGGATTCATGGGCCTATTCTAAAGGAGTAAAAAAAATCGATATAAGCCCATAACGTGCGAGGCCCAGATTTATTTTCACGTACTGAACTGTTGTTGTTTCGCGTGTTAAAGCGCACCGGGTAAAACTCAAGTTGTCACGGCTGCGACTACCAACAATGGCGGGCAAGCAAATCGGCGGAGAGGGCGGTGTGCCGGAGAATCTCGCCGGAATGACCAAAAGCCAGCTCTACGATATCATGTCTCAGATGAAGGTTgtcttctctcttttctctacTCGTCGATTATCGGCTACAACACTTTCTCGAATCTTGTTTTGTGATTGATTGAATCTGATGACGCAGACGCTGATCGATCAAAACCACGAGCAAGCGAGAGAGATTCTGATTCGGAACCCTCTTTTGACCAAGGCTCTTTTCCAGGTGAGCTTCTTACTTGATTGGACTGGTTTGGTTAAATTGttaggtttaaaaaaaattaggatttGTGATTTTGTGACATGAACAATGTGTTGATAGCTCGccattaaaaaatcatttacatTTAGATTTACAAAAAATAGGGTTTTGTGACATGTTGTATATGATGTTATATGTTGGTGAATGTTAGGCACAGATCATGCTTGGAATGGTTCAGCCTCCTCAGGTGGTATTTGCTTGAATCCCTTCAGAGAAAAACTTGCTTAAGTCATTCATTTTCATGCCATTTACCATTAACAACTCTGTTCATCTAGGTTCCAAAAGTGGATCCTCTAGTCGCGGTACAGCCTCAACAGTCCCGTCAATCTATCCCGACAAAGCCAAACGTTCAAGCTCCTGTTTCATCTGTTCAAGGCGGAGAGCCAGGAGCTACAATGCAACCACAAGCACCTATTAGAAAACACCCAATGCAACAGCAGCAACCGTTGCATATGCCTCCTCCACCTTCCGTCTCTGCAACCAGTAATGCTCCATCACAGCCTCGATTTTCGCATCCCCAGCGTCAGGGACATCTGAATCCTGCTGCCACTTCCTTGTCTCATCCTCAAGTTCAAAACGCACCTCCTCTAGCTCCCCATCATCCAACATCCCAACAACCTCAGTTTCATCATCTTGATATACCAGCCTCCTCGACTCAgttgcaacaacaacaacaaccgatGCACTCTGTTAAGAGTTCTCATTTAGCTCAGCAACAGGCTAGACCGTATCATCATCAGTTTGGACCATCCCAGACTGGTCCTAATGCTGGGTTTCAGCACCATGGCGCACCTCCTCAGCATCATTCTCAGCCCATGTTTCATGTGAGTTTTATTGAGTAGCTTGTTATccgttttcttttgttttgaccATTGTGAGTCATGGTTTTGACTGAGTAAAGCTTGTTTATTTGAACCAATTCATAGTCAGGCAACAGACCCCCGGCTTCTGGTGGACCGCAGTTCCCGCAGGGACAGCCACATCTGCCTAGTCAGCCACCATATCAGGTACTTTGTACTCTTACTGTCTTATACCTTTAGGCAGTATGTTTGGTGGTTTTTGCAGATTGATTATGCAATTATCTTTGTACTCCTTCAGTGAGTAGGATTCACCCTTTAATAAGTATTCTTTCCGACATTTTTTCATTGTTCTTAATCTGATATGGGAAATCTCCAGAAATAATTCTTCTCATCTTTGTTCATCGTCATCTAGTTTCTAACCTAAATTAAAATTGTGCAGGATTTAGTTATGCTTTTGAATCTAActgcttttcttttgtttcagggTGGAGGACAATTTCGTGGGGACTACAATAATAACCAATTGGGAGGTCCGATGGCTGCAGAAAGAGGTCCTTGGATGGCTAGCCAACCAGAGAGCTCAAACATTACTCATCTCCCAGGATTAGGACCGGCTCCTCCACCAAGCCAAGTTGGGCCTGGAGGCGGACCACCACCTCGCCCTGCACCGGTAATTGAACTTCTCATATTGCAACTGAAAGACCAGCCATTGATCCGATAATATATCATGTCCATGGTTGTGTGGTTCTGTCATTTTAACATTCCTTTTCCAATAGACGCTGTAGTTTGCGTCCTTAGCCGGAGTTCTAAATGACTTTTGAGCAAAAAGAGGCTTGTGTTCATTTGTTAATGATTATtgtctgttttcttttttcttgtgcAGATATCTGCAGATATGGAGAAGGCACTGCTTCAACAGGTGATGAGTCTGACCCCAGAGCAGATCAATTTACTGCCACCAGAACAGAGAAATCAAGTCCTTCAACTCCAACAGATTCTCCGACAGTGAAGATCATTGATATAATCACTTGGTCTCCATTAGCAGAGACAGCTTTTGGGTTTAATGTAAGGTCCGAGACAAGTTTGAGATGATTTGTCATTTTGTTGAAAAAAGAAGTAattaataattgtattttttgagtTCAAGGTATCATTTAATACTTTGATCATAGCCCCCGGAGAAAATTATTTGTTCTTTCactatattttcttttggttcGGTGACATTATTCTTCTGACTTCTAAAGTTTTCGTCATTGTTTATAGTTAATGTTCAGTCTTTCAAGTCTTAACAAACAAATCAACTAGGGGTGGGCGCCGAACCGAGCAGAATTTTTTCCCGGTTCAATAAAGCTAACCAAAATAACGATACTGTGTACTAAACACAATAACGTTAATGGACGTGTTTAAAAAGCCCGGCCCAGGCCCAACAGGCCCAATCTAATTCATTCACATAACATCATCTCTGAAATCGACAACTTGTAAACTGCTCCGGCCACCAACGCCATAAGTCGCCGGAGATCCCAATCGTAGATTCGCTCATCACGGCGGCTTCGCCATGAGGTTCCGGTACGCCATGGTCTGCTCCTCGAATCAGAACCGGAGCATGGAAGCTCACTTCCTCCTCAAGAGGCAAGGACTCGACGTAGCTTCGTACGGGACAGGGTCTCACGTGAAACTACCTGGACCATCCGCCAGAGAGCCTAACGTCTACGACTTCGGAACTCCGTACAAGCAGATGTTCGATGAACTCAGGCGCAAGGATCCTGAGCTGTATCCTATCTTTGATTTTGTTTCTTAAAGCTTCGAATCCCTAATTGCTGTGATAATCTGTGAAGATGcttttgtgttttatttattgAGTTTTGTGAGTCTTTGTAAGCTTGAGGGAACCTTGACCGTTTATTCAGTTACAAGAGGAATGGGATCTTGCAGATGCTTAAGAGGAACCTTAACGTGAAGCTTGCTCCCCAGAGATGGCAAGATAATGCTGGTGATGGTGTGTTTGATGTTGTCATGACCTTtgaagaaaaggtttttgattctGTTCTTGAAGGTAGTCTTTGTGTGTGCTGTTATTATCTTTATCTCATTGATTAATATTATGTTATTTACGAATCTGCAGATCTTAATAACAGAGAACAGTCACTGATGAAAACCATACTTGTGATGAACTTGGAGGTTAAAGATAACCACGAGGAAGCAGCTATTGGTGGCCGTCTTGCCTTGGAACTCTGTCAAGAGGTCAATATTCCTATTGGATTGTTTGTTCACAATCAGTcattagttcttttttttttgcatcacTCATGCAGTGGCAGCTTTTGATAAAACATCTAATATTGGGTGTGATACCAGTTCTtatgtaatattattattgtttgtGGGTTTAGATTGAAGGGAATGAAACATGGGAAGATACAATCGATGACATTGTTGCTGGCTTTGAAAAGCAGCAAAGGCGGAAGCTTGTCTATAGCATCTCATTCTACTGAAGGTACCATTATCATCAGTTCCAGTAATCTGTCAATGTGAGCTTCTCTTTCCTCCTTAGATTATGTAGAATGATGTTTTGTAACCCGAACATTTCTCGATGGTTAATCGTTTTGATATGCTTAAGGTTATATTGTCTCCCAAACACGTTCCTCTGTTTGTTTCTATTTGCTTGAAAGTTGAAACAGAACCATGATGAGCAGATGctacaagaaaacaaatatattttactttttttttgttgaaatttcAAGAAAAACGTAATATGAAAGTTACAAAAATGGATAACAGATATATGACACTACTTGTCCTTAGCCCCAGGCCCCCAGCATTAATTCTTTTTGTATTCAGACTCAACTTCCACATAAGAAACGTTTCTTTTAGTCCCCAACTCTTTCTTCATCTTCGCCGACACAGCtagaaaaaatcattttagtaaAAGAAGCGGTTTgctcatgatgatgatgaatggcAGAAGAATCGTTCTGTGGTGGAACCGGAGAACGTGATGCATTACATGACGGAGAGAGAACTCATGTGGCGAGCAACGAAAAATTCAAGAAACGCCGTTTACAACGACAAAGAAAGTGGCATTTATGTTATTGACGAGAGAGGGAAGCTTTATTATGTATTTACAAACTAGACGAAATATTTCAAACATGACTTACAATCAACAATTATATTTGTCTTATGACAATTCTCGTCAGTCTTTAAAACTTTTTgcctaaaaattatatatacacaactatttaaaaaaattataagcattttttattattctgtatattttttttccgAGACTTGAAACCTTTAACTTCATAAATTTTTAGTTAAACTACTAAACTAAAGAAACTTTAACAAAACCTTGTTCACATGTTTGTATTATAATGTAGATACCACGATTGAAGCATAACTAATCTTTCAAAAGACAACTAGgaggttgattgtttgtagtttttgttttaatttttggtttttgtttttgtaaaaaccaGTTTTTATCCAATCAAGTTTTTagcttttagtttttatttttgtaaaaactaTTTCACTTTCCaatcatttttttaacaaataaattccctaaaatttagggaaactagtttttcaaaatttcaaccaatttgtgaagaaaaactaaaaaccaacttttgtaggttttcaatacaaaaacgaattttgtttattttgtataaaatactatattttaattaattaataattaagtaaataatgttttcataaagataaaattcccatacaattttttttatcatttaacattaatgtaaaataatttatgtgtttcatatatgtaaataaatatagatAATATAGATAATTTTAGTATTAGTTGTAACCAATTACCtattaatatctataaataaattattgaataattttattatacatactaaacaacaactaaaagttataaatttaaaatattttattaatacaatatattatattaatttgaaa belongs to Brassica rapa cultivar Chiifu-401-42 chromosome A07, CAAS_Brap_v3.01, whole genome shotgun sequence and includes:
- the LOC103830729 gene encoding RNA polymerase II subunit A C-terminal domain phosphatase SSU72, encoding MRFRYAMVCSSNQNRSMEAHFLLKRQGLDVASYGTGSHVKLPGPSAREPNVYDFGTPYKQMFDELRRKDPELYKRNGILQMLKRNLNVKLAPQRWQDNAGDGVFDVVMTFEEKVFDSVLEDLNNREQSLMKTILVMNLEVKDNHEEAAIGGRLALELCQEIEGNETWEDTIDDIVAGFEKQQRRKLVYSISFY
- the LOC103830728 gene encoding trithorax group protein osa isoform X1 — encoded protein: MAGKQIGGEGGVPENLAGMTKSQLYDIMSQMKTLIDQNHEQAREILIRNPLLTKALFQAQIMLGMVQPPQVVPKVDPLVAVQPQQSRQSIPTKPNVQAPVSSVQGGEPGATMQPQAPIRKHPMQQQQPLHMPPPPSVSATSNAPSQPRFSHPQRQGHLNPAATSLSHPQVQNAPPLAPHHPTSQQPQFHHLDIPASSTQLQQQQQPMHSVKSSHLAQQQARPYHHQFGPSQTGPNAGFQHHGAPPQHHSQPMFHSGNRPPASGGPQFPQGQPHLPSQPPYQGGGQFRGDYNNNQLGGPMAAERGPWMASQPESSNITHLPGLGPAPPPSQVGPGGGPPPRPAPISADMEKALLQQVMSLTPEQINLLPPEQRNQVLQLQQILRQ
- the LOC103830728 gene encoding trithorax group protein osa isoform X2, encoding MAGKQIGGEGGVPENLAGMTKSQLYDIMSQMKTLIDQNHEQAREILIRNPLLTKALFQAQIMLGMVQPPQVPKVDPLVAVQPQQSRQSIPTKPNVQAPVSSVQGGEPGATMQPQAPIRKHPMQQQQPLHMPPPPSVSATSNAPSQPRFSHPQRQGHLNPAATSLSHPQVQNAPPLAPHHPTSQQPQFHHLDIPASSTQLQQQQQPMHSVKSSHLAQQQARPYHHQFGPSQTGPNAGFQHHGAPPQHHSQPMFHSGNRPPASGGPQFPQGQPHLPSQPPYQGGGQFRGDYNNNQLGGPMAAERGPWMASQPESSNITHLPGLGPAPPPSQVGPGGGPPPRPAPISADMEKALLQQVMSLTPEQINLLPPEQRNQVLQLQQILRQ